The genomic interval GCGATATCGGCCTTCGTCTTGCGCCGTTTTTTGAACGGCAGGTACAGATCCTCCAGGCGAGCCTTGGTGTCGCATCCCAAAATCAGCGAGCGTAAATCGTCGGTGAGTTTGCCTTGTTCCTCAATCGCGGCGAGGATGCTTTGTTTACGATCCTCCAGCTCACGGAGGTAACTGAGGCGTTCTTCCAGGTCACGCAGTTGGGTATCATCGAGTCCCCCAGTGATTTCCTTGCGGTACCTGGCGATGAACGGAACGGTGTTTCCTTCATCCAAGAGCTTGATGGCGGCCTCGACTTGTTCATCTTTGACGCCGAGTTCGAGAGCAATCGTTCGAGAAATTGATGACATTTGGGCAATTCTACCCGGAATGTGTGCTCGACCCCCGAAGGATCACCTGCCCCTGCAAAACCACATCGCCGGTGGGAAGTTCGGGATTTTCAATCAGATCTACCAACAAGCGCACGGCCTCTTTCCCCATCTCCTCATGCGGTGGAACAAACGTGGTAATCCCCGCGCCGACAAAGCTGTACCACTCAGGATCGTCATAACCACCAATCACCACATCGTGGGGAACGCGGACATTCAGGCGAGTAAAAGCACGCATCACCCCAGCCATCAGCCGAGGAGACGCCACAATCAATGCATCGGGAAGGCCGTTGTTAAACACCACCTGAGCCATCTCTTCGCCAGATTCGACAGAATAGTGGCCAAAATGGAACGTCACCTCAGCCCCATATATCGACGCCGCATGACTAATACCGCGCATTCGTTCCTGCGTGGTGGAAAGTGATTCTTCACCAACCAAAGCAGCAATGTTCATTCCGCTGCCGCCCAGCACCGACTCGGTCAGCTGAAAAAACCCAGCCTCATCATCACACAACACCCGAGGGAAACCAGGACCCAATTCACCACGAGTCAACTGCACCATGGGGATTCCTTCAGGAGCAATTGAGCCGACCACTGGAACGTGGATAATTCCTGCAGCTTGAATCGAGATCAACGATTCCATCACCACGTCCTGCGCCTGCACACTGTTGGCCTCCGCAACCAGCATTTGATAGCCAGCAGCTTTCAGATCCTGCTGAATAGTCTGCAGCGATTCCGAATAATACTCATTGGACAAATCCGGAACAATGACCCCCACCAAGGCACTGCGATGTTCCCGCAACGCCTTGGCCAGCTGATTTGGTACATAGTTCAGCTCTTTAGCCGCCGCCTGAACTTTCTCCCGCGTCTGCGGGGACACATACCCCTTGCCAGATAGTGCCCTCGAGGCTGTGGCATAACCGACTCCAGCTAACTCAGCAACTTCCTTGAGGCTCGATTTTGCTGACATCTCCACACCCCCTTACCTTTAATTTTCAATTACCAGAGTCCGATGACATTCATCCACAAACCACCGATAACCAACCAGATTGTAATCGATACCGCGCCAGCAATTGCCGAGGTCCGCCACCACTCACCCACCGTGATGTAGTTCAAACCAAACAATGTTGGCGAAGGACCACCAGAATACTGAGTGAGTGAAGAGAACAAATTGGAGGTGTACGCCAACACCAGGGCCGCCATCAACGGGGGTGCACCAATCGCAATCGCAGCACCCAGGAAGGCCAAGTACATCGCAGAAATATGCGCTGTTGCCGAGGCAAAGAAATAGTGACTGAAGAAGTAAATCAGCACCAACACAACCAAAGCAACGACCCAGTTCATGCCACCCAAACTGGAAGCAATTACCTCAGAGATCCATGCGATGAATCCGTACTGCGATAACGCTGTTGCCATCATGTATAGCACCGCGAACCACACCATGGTGTCCCACGCAGTCTTTTCTTGAATGATGTCCTCCCACGTCAGCACGTGAGCCACTAGCAAGATGATGACGCCAACGAAAGCGGTGGTAGTTGCCGAGATTCCCAAGACCAAATCGCCACCTGTCCAGAGCAGCAGCAACACAACAAAGGTTCCCGCCAGCACCTTCTCACCATAAGTAAACCCACCCAATTGCTTGAGCTCATCAGAAGCCATTTTCTTGACCTCAGGGGTGTCCTTCAACTCAGGTGGATAGATCTTGTATACCACCCACGGCACCACAATAAGCGCCACCAGACCAGGCACAATCGCACCCACAGCCCAGTTTGTCCACGTGATATTGACATCCATCTGCGAAGCCAAAGAGGCGATCAAGGGGTTTCCTGCCATTGCAGTTAGAAACATCGCGCACGTAATCGCATTTACCTGTCCCACATTCAGCGCCAAGAACGCGCCAGCCCTGCGACGAGTTGGGCCAGGAGTGGAATCATAAGTCAATGCCACCGACTTCATAATCGGAGCCATAATGCCACCACCTCGGGCAGTTGCTGATGGAATCGCAGGAGCCAACACCAAATCAGCGAGCGCCAAACCATAGGTCACACCCAGCATTTTTCCGCCGACTTTAGACACAAAGAACAACGCTATTCGACGTCCAAGCCCCGTCTTGATGAATCCACGCGAAATCAGGAACGCCATCACAATCAGCCAAATGGTGCCGTTACTGAAACCAATAAGGCCATACACCGCGCCGGGATCATCAGAAGACGCCGTCAACGGCACCAAACCAGTCAACACCGCGGCGATCATGCCGATAATTGTCACGGCACCCATTGGCATTGGCTTGAGAATAATCGCCACAATCGTCGCGATGAACAGGCCAAACATCCGCCACGCTTGATCCGTGAGTGCTTCAGGGTGCGGGCAAACCACATGGCAACCACAATCAACGCTGGAATTCCCAACTTGATTAAAAGATTGCTCCAATGGGACCTGGCAGGTGCATTAACACCTTGGGATTGGTTCTTGATCGGTGTACTCATCGTGCGTAAACTCCTGAACGATTCGAGTTGTTAAAGTTTTGGGTTGTTAAAGTTGGGCATTCCAGGCGGCGACAGCTGCATTCACCATGGATTGTGCTTCGCCGACGTAGTCTGCAGGCTGCGCAAAATTCTTAGGCAACAGGTCTTCGACCCCATGTTGAACTGCAATTATCGGCAGTTCTTCTGCCAGCGTGGTGTGCTCTTCACGAGTCTTTGTGGATGCTTCATAAACCAAGTCATGAGCTTTCTCACGCCCCAGAGCTGGAGCTAGTTGAATCATCTGAGCTTCCGCCATGATCAATCCACCAGCAAAAGCCAAGTTCGAGGACATACGATCTGTATCCACTCGCATTCCTTCAGCCACCACAATGGCTTCATCGAGTGCAGCGCCAGCTAGATTGGCCAACGTTGGAATGACAAGCCATTCTCCCTGCCACTCTCCTGCTGCTCGTTCATGTCCCGATTCCTGAAGCCGTGGCAAAGTCGAGGTCAAGGCACCCGCCACCACTGAAATACCAATCATGAGCTCGGAAGAAATCGGGTTGACTTTCTGAGGCATCATGGAAGATGCACCCCGATGGGAGTTGTAAGGCTCAAAAACTTCTCCGATTTCAGTTCGGGAAAGATCCACGATGTTTCGGCCAAATTTTGCCATCGATCCACACAGCGTTGAGCACACCCATCCGAAGTCCCCAAGCACATCGCGTTCCACATGCCATGACACCACCGGGTCCTTCAGATCCAACAGGCGGGCCATCTCTGCACGAACCGTTGCCGCTTGTTCGCCTTGTGCTGCGTTGTTTCCACCAGCACCAAACAGCGAAATGACTCGCACGCGCTCGAGTGCTTCCTCAAGTCGTTCCCTCTGCCTGCGGATTTGATCCAAAAAGGTAGCGAGGGTTGCTCCAAATGTAGTGGGAATTGCCTGCTGAGCATGGGTGCGTCCCGGCATCACGGTGTCTTTGTGCTCTTCAGCCCGTGCTGCCAGTGCATTCCCCAGACGCACGATCTGTTTATCAAGGGCGTTCAAAGAGGCAGTCATTTGCAACACCAGTCCAGTGTCCATGATGACTTGGGTCGTGGCGCCGTAGTGGACTCGCCCGTTGGGGCCTTCTGGAAGGTGACTGGCGATTTGTCTTACCAAGCCAAGGATGGGGTAGCCGACATTTTTGGCATCTTCCCACAGCTTCTCGCGGTCAATGTTGGAAAGGACTGCCGCCTGGTTGATCTGTGCAGCATCGTCTTCAGTGATCACACCATGGCGGGCTTGAGCAGTTGAGAGTGCTCTCTCCGCAGCCAACCAGCTTTCGATTGTGGCATCTGAAGAAAAGATTTCTAGTTGAGTGTCATTTCCTGCGTACTGCCAAAGTTAGGAGAATGGGGCTTTGTCAGTGGGATACATTGTGCGCGCTCCTAGCACCTATGGGCTTGTGTGGAATCGTATCCACAAAGGTATGATGATCGTTATTCCTGGAGCCGAAAAGTAGGAAAACTCACACCTGCCCCACGCGGCGTTTTAAGCGCTCAGATTTGAGAAACGCACCCGAGGGTCAATCTGGTCGAGTTACCTCCTTAAACGGTCATATAAAACATCATCATTTCCGCATGTAATGGGCGATTTTGACACCTGTGAGATCCCTGATCAAGAATCCGACCAGCTAGCATACCTGAAGCTCTAAATCGAACGAATTTTTGCATGGAACCTCGGCTTTCGTGCAAATTTTCGACTGATTTCGGGTCCCCACCACCCAAATCGGTCGGATTTTTGCATCTCACCATCCACCGCGGTGCGGATCCAGCATTTTCGACAGTGCCCCTCCCGAAAAGCATTTCCGCCAGAACGGCGGGCTAACTGACTAAACGCGGAAAACTAGCCCCGATGCTGCCACGCGCATGATGCGTTAACGCCAGGTTCGGTCGCACCTTCAAGGGAAGTTCCATACCAGTAGGTCCCCTGAGGCAACGCCCCCACCACCTTTTTGGTGAGGTCTTTAAGCTCCAGGTCGGAGGAGCCGTTAATTACTAGGCGGTGGAGCACTTCCACAATTGGTGGGTGGCCCTCTAGCTGGGAGAACTGGGTGACAAGCATGTTGTCGGGTTCGCAGGTGAGGTCGACGATCTGGGAGTGGATTTCAGAGGCTACGAATCCGGACTCACTCAATGTCGCTGGTAGGTTTTCTAGTACTTTTTCCCATTCGCTGGGGACGATGAGGATGTTGAGGTCGGTTGAAACTTCTCGCATGGTGGTCATATTCCTTTCAACCATTTACTTGGCAAATTGCTTCCGTGCGCGGAAAAACATCAGCGCCAGCAATCCTAAGGTTATCCAAAGCATGTAGCGGTTGACCACGTTGACGATGTCGAGGACTTGTTCGCCGAAGGTGTATCCCAGCCAGATGAATAGTCCGTTGACCGATAGTACGCAGATCGCATTCCAGGCCATGATGATCCAGAAGCGGATTTTCACCAGGCCAGCCACTGCGTTGAGGATGGTTCCCGGCACTGGTCCTGGGAGGTATGCGAGTGGAATGAGGCCGATGATCCAGGCGTAGAGGCGGGTGGATTCGGAGTCGACGGATTTTTTGAACATGCGGTGGAAGCGGGGCATGTATTGGAGGGACATGTCGATAAATTCCATGCCCCAGCGCTTACCCATCAGCCAATAGACGGGCATGAACTTCAGCGCGCCGATCAGGGTGCAGAGCCAGTAGACCCACCAGATGCCGTTTTCTACCGAAGCGTTCGCGCCGCCCACGACTGCACTGGTGTAACCACCGACGATGAGGGTGTAGGCCAGAGGTTGGGTGAGCATCCAGGCGCGCAGTGGGATCATGCAGAGGGAGAAAATGCCCATCACAATGAGTGCGATGAACAAAATGATGTCGGCGCGTTCTGGGTTGCTGAGAAATTTCGGGAGCTCGGGCTCTGGCTTTGGGGGTTGAGGTGTGGTCTCTGTCATTTGTCCAGTCCCAATACTTTGAGGTCGGTGGAATCGAGGAGGGATGCGTCGATAAGCTCAGGCCTAATTGCCTGGGTGCGTAGGAGCGCCTGATCGCGTCGCCAGCGATCGACCTTGGCGTGGTTGCCCGAGAATAGTACTTCGGGGACGTCAAGTCCGCGCCAGGTGCGCGGCTTTGTGTACGACGGGCCTTCGAGCAGGCCATCGGAGAAGCTGTCTTCTTCGTGGCTACGACGGTTTCCGAGCACGCCAGGGATCAGGCGCACGACGGCTTCCGCGATGACCAGGACTGCCACTTCCCCGCCGATCAGCACATAATCGCCGATCGATACCTCGCGCACGCGGTAGCGGTTGGCGGCATCATCAATAACGCGCTGGTCAATGCCCTCGTAGCGCCCGCACGCGAACACAATGTGCTCCTCGTTGGACCACGCCTGCGCATCCGCCTGCGTGAACGGCTTGCCAGCCGGGGTGGGCACCAGCAACAGCGGCAGGTCGCGGTCTTCTTCCACGACATAAGCACGCTTTTCGACGCCACCCAGCTCATCATGGCGCACATTTTTCAGGTGCAGCGAGGCCGAATCGAGTTCCGCACCGCTCACCCGGCCTGCGGCGACATCATCAAGCGCTGGCCCCCAGACCTCTGGCTTCATCACCATGCCCGGGCCACCGCCATACGGGGTATCGTCGACGGCCTTGTGTCCGCCGGTCGCCCAATTCCGAAGATCATGAACACCGACTTCCAAAATGCCATCCTCAATCGCCTTACCCAGCAGGGCATGGCGCAGAGGATCCAGGTATTCGGGGAAAATGGTCACGACATCAAGCCGCAGACGGTGGGAATCAAGATTTTCGGAGCTAGTCACGGACTTCAATCTACCAAGAGGTCTACGCTGGAGGCATGAAGCCTCACACACTTTTGCGACAAGCTTTAGCAATCGGCAGCGTGGGTGGGCTCTTGGTGCTCAGTGCCTGTGGCAATTCTGATTCAACTTCTCCTACTGTTTCGGAAACTGTCACAGAAATTGTCACTGAAACTTCGGCCCCTGATTCCACGGCAGCCCCGATAGAATCCTCGCCTGCTACCTCTTCAGATGCTGTGCCTTCAGAAGTTGTGCCTTCAGAAGGCGTGCCCAAGCAATGCACAACCTCGGAACTCAACATCTCAACCGGTACGCAACAAGGCGCTGCAGGAAGCGTGCTGATTGACCTGAACTTCACCAATGCTGGCTCCACAGACTGCACACTCCATGGCTTTCCGGGCGTGAGCTTTGTGGGAATGGATAACGGCACGCAGATTGGCGCGCCAGCGGTTCGGGAAGGAGACGCCTTCCCTGCGGTCACGCTTGGACCCGGTGAGAACACAATCGCCGCTCTGAAAATTTCCAGGGCAGAAAACTACGACTCGGACGCATGCTCACTGCAACCAGTTGATGGGCTACGCGTCTACCCGCCAGGTGAAACCGCATCCGAATATCTTCCGCTGGAAGGATTCAATGGATGCGACAATGATGGTCTTAAGCTGCTGACTATTAAATCTGTCGGAGCCTAAAGATCTAACAAGCCCTCTGGAGGGGTGATCGTTGCGGTTCCTTCTTCCAGATCCACCTCAGGAACAATGGCGTGCACAAAAGGAATCAGTGTTTCCTTGCCTGAGGTCAGGCGGACTTCCAGGATCTCACCGGCTGGGCCATGCATCACGCCGGTGACTTCACCGATATCCTCGCCCTCGTGAATGACGCGCAGACCTTCCAACTCATGGTCGTAGAAGCCATCCTCATCGTCTTCATCCTCAAGAGGTGCCGCAAAGAATCGAGTTCCACGCAAAGAATCAGCAGCGGTACGATCTGGGACCTCTGCGAACTTCACCAAGAGTCGACCTTGGTGCATGCGCGCTGCATCGATGGTCAGTGAATGCTCCTTGCCTGCCTGCTTGCCGTTGAGAACTTCCCCAATGGCGAAGCGAATGTCTGGATCATCGGTGCTCAATTCCACCACGACTTCACCCCGAATGCCGTGGGATTTTACAACTTTTCCGATTTGCAGTTCCTGCTCTGTACTCATGTATAGAAAGTTTATGTCACGAGCCCACATCCGCCCTATTTCAGCAATGTTTAATACCGGTGGAATCGTTTTTATTAGGATGGGTGGATACCTATCTTTAGTGAGCCGTACTAGCGAGAAAGCTGCCCCATGACTGTTTTCAATGTTCTCCATGACGCACCCGCACCACAGCCGGATAAAAACCGCCCCGGTGTCAAACGTCTCCTCCAAGGTGATGGCGCAAACCTCATCGCCTTCACTTTCAGCCCTGGACAGTCACTTCCCGACCACCGCGCCGCACATCCCATCACCGTGACCGCATTTTCTGGCCAGCTCACCTTCAGCTATGGCGAGGAAACCTTTGAGCTCTCCCCCGGTGTGACAGTGCACTTGGAAGCAGGAGTTACCCACCGCGTGGACTGCCCGCCAGAAGCACCAGGCGATGCAGTAATGCTGTTAACTATGCTCACTGGTGAAAAACACTCAGTCAACCAGGCCTAACAACTAAAAAACCACCCGCCCACGATCACTCGTGTGCGGGTGGTTTTTAAAGAAGTACAAACAAAAGTGGCTTATGCCTCTTCTGCAGCAGCTTCCTCAGCTGGAGCCTCTTCGGACTCTGCAGCGGCAGCCTTTTCAGCAGCAGCCTTCTCAGCTGCTTCCTTAGCTTCCTTGTCCTCGCGAGCCTTCTTCTTCTTTTCAGTGATGGCTTCAGCGGTTGGGCCGTTGTTAGCCTCAGAAAGAGCCTGGTTGAACAGCTCAAGCTTGGATGGCTTAGGCTCTGCAACACGGAGGGTGCCTTCTGCGCCCTCGATGCCCTTGAACTTCTGCCAGTCGCCGGTCACCTTGAGCAGCGCTGCAACAGCCTCGGTTGGCTGAGCGCCAACGGAGAGCCAGTGCTGCGCACGCTCGGAGTTGATCTTGATTACGGAAGGCTCAGCCTTTGGCTCGTAGATACCGATGTTCTCGATAACCTTGCCGTCGCGCTTGGTGCGTGCATCAGCGATGACAACGCGGTAGTGCGGGGTACGGATCTTGCCGAGGCGCTGGAGCTTAATCTTTACAGCCATGTGAATTTTCCTCACTAGGTCACTGGGCAGTACAGTCACTCACCGTGTGCTGGTGAGCCGGTTCAGCCCTTCTTGTTTAACCTGCGCGTGACTCCTCCGGACGACCGGGGTCGTTGGCGGCAATACGCAGGAAAGTCTGTTAGACGTTGCCACGCCCATTCGAGCGCAGACAACCTGAACAATCTTAGCGGTAACTGACCAAGAAATAAAATTGTGGTGTCTTCTTGTCAAATAACCACTGTTTATAGGGCAATTCTTTGGCAATGTACCCAACTCATTACCCACCTGCTGATTCAAAGAGTAGATTTAAATAGTGTGCTTCCGATTGCCTCCGGTAACGATGACCGGAATTTAATCCGTTATGTCGACGGTGGTCGATTTGATGAAATCATGCTCACCGGAGACCTCACTGGCCTGAGCAGTTTTCTTACCAACGCTGGCCCGAACGCCCGGGATGATTTTGATCTCACGGTGCTCATGCGCGCTGCCGAGGCAGGCAACCTCATGGTTGTTGCCCGCTTGTTAGATTTAGGTGCCAATCCCCGACTCACCAATCCTCGTGGTGTCACGGCCCTACATATCGCAGCGATCGCCGGGGACGATGGCATTGTGGAATGCCTCATTGATGCAGGCGCTGAAGTCGATGCTGTAGATGATCAAGGTCGCACTCCCCTATGGAACGCAGCGGCTCATCATCTGCCTGATTCTGCGGTGGTGGATGTGCTGCTTCGCGCAGGTGCGAATGTGAATCTGCGCGATTGCAATGGAGTCAGCCCAGAAGACATGCTGTAGAAGCATTCTTTAGCAGGATTTATCGCACCACGCTTTTCATTTTGAACGCGGCAATGAGTCCAAACACCACTCCCCATGAGGCAACAATTCCTACTGCCACCCATGTAGAAACGGGTTCCCCAAACATTTCCAGTTTGAGTCCGTATCCGAATTGGAAGATATCGAAGGCTTCGGGTGGAAGTGAAATCGCGTCCAATGCTGGGGCAACCACAATTTGTCTGATCAACATTCCAGCTGGGGTAAACGGGAGGAAGTTCAACACGTTTGTCACTGCTTCAGGCAATGCGATGGGTGGAATATAAGCAGCAGATAAAAAGCCCGCCAGGGTGCCTACCAGGCTTGAAAGCGCAGACATTCCGCCTTGAGATTTCACCAAGGTGATCAGAAATGCTGCAATTGCGGAAAACACCAGGGTGAGCAGAAGCAAGGCGACTACCAATTCGAGCACGCGAGCAATGCTCATGCTGAAGTGCCCCAAAATAGCTAAACCAATACTTCCCACCACGATTTCAAAGATCAAAATCGTCATGGCGACAATGACTGCTGCGAAGATATAGGACACCGTCAGCGTCGTTCTGGATACGGGTGCCACGAGGAAATCTTTGATGCCTCCGCGGGTGCGATCTTCAACCAGCACTCCAAGTGCTGCTTGCGGAACAGTGATTGCGGACGTGATGAGAATTCCGGAAAACACCCAATTGAAGACGAATCCTTCAACATCGTCTCGGGCTGAGTCAGGTAGATCCACCATGAGACCGTCAATTTGCAGTTTTCCTAAAAACAGCACGTACAGGACCAAAAGGATGAGCGCACCCATGATGGAAAACAGCACTGCCATGCGGTCGCGGAAAAAGCAGCGCAAGTGTCTGCGTGTCAGAACTGTAATCATGATCGTTTCCGTTCAGCTGTAACTGCTAGAAATACATCGTCCATGGAACCGTGGCGGATCTCTACGTCGAGAACCCCATCTAGTTCTGTTGCCAGGCGCGCAGCTTCGAGCCCATTTTCCAACTTGATCCGCAGTCGGTCACCGTCGATTTCTGGGCTCAAGTGGGCCAACTCTTTACCCGAATGAGTAGGGTCGTTTGTTCTAAGAGTCAATTCTGTTGTGGTGTAACGGGCGCGCAGTTCCATCGGGGTTCCTGATGCGACCTCTTTGCCACGGTCAATGATTAGAACTGAATCAGCCAGTTCTGTTTCTTCCATGTAGTGAGTGGTCAAAAAGACAGTGAGGCCCACATCGTTACGCAGGGAATTGATGGTGTCCCAAACTTGGCGTCGTGATCTGGGGTCGAGGCCTGCTGTGGGTTCATCAAGAAAAAGAATGTCTGGGCTGTGCAGTAAAGCTCGTGCGATGTCGGTGCGACGTTTTTCACCGCCCGACAACACTCCGTATCGGCGGTCCGCAAACCCTTCCATCCCGATTTGCTCAATGAGCTGTGCAACCCGCTGCTTCCCCACCCCTGGGTACAGCTGTCCGCGTGTTTCCAAGTTTTCTTTGGCACTCAGCAAAGGGTCTAAGACGGATTGTTGAAACACCACTCCAAGTTTTTCAGAATCTACTTGGCCACCCTGCAGTTCGATCTCCCCAGAGGTGGCTTGATCAATGCCAATCAGGCATGAAATCGTGGTTGTTTTTCCTGCGCCGTTCTCCCCTAGAAAGGCAAAAATTTCCCCTTGTGAAACATCAAAATTTAAACCGTCAACCGCAACGGTGTCGCCATAGCGTTTGACGAGGTCCCGCACTTTTAGGATGGGTGACATAGTTAAATTTGTAGCAAAAACAAGTAATCGGCGCATCGCTTAGGGAAAGTGATGCGCCGACCAACTAAAGCAAAGTTACTTCTTACCGAAGTCTAGGTTGTTGAGATCTATGTTCTCCATGCCTTTAGGCGGCTTTGGCATGCCCGGGAGTCCGCCACCAAGGCCTCCCATACCGCCACCTGCTCCACCAAGCTGCTTCTGTAGTTCAGCAAGGTCAGGCATTCCGGCTCCACCCATACCCGGCATCCCAGGCATTCCTGGCATACCGCCCATTGGCATCTTTGGCTGGGTTGGGCCCTTCTTGGCTGGTTTACGCTTGCCGTTCTTACCCTTGCGGCCCTTGGCTTGCTTCTTGGTTGCACTGCGGGATCCAGGACCCATGCCAAACTGGCCAGCCATTTGACCCATCATCTTGCGAGCCTCGAAGAAGCGTTCAACAAGTTTGTTTACTTCGGACACGGTCACACCGGAACCGTTGGCGATGCGCTTGCGCCTGGAAGCGTTGAGGATCTTTGGATTATCGCGCTCGGCCGGGGTCATACCGCGGATAATCGCCTGGATGCGGTCGAGTTGCTTCTCATCAACCATGTCCGCCATTTGGGACATCTGCTTGCCACCAGGCAGCATCTTGAGGATGTTGCCGATTGGTCCCATGCGGCGGATCATCAGCATTTGGTCAAGGAAGTCTTCCAGGGTGAGCTCGCCGGAGCCCAACTTCTGGGCAGCGACCTCTGCCTTTTCCTGATCCATGACTGCTTCGGCCTGCTCGATGAGTGACAGTA from Corynebacterium glutamicum ATCC 13032 carries:
- a CDS encoding LacI family DNA-binding transcriptional regulator; the protein is MSAKSSLKEVAELAGVGYATASRALSGKGYVSPQTREKVQAAAKELNYVPNQLAKALREHRSALVGVIVPDLSNEYYSESLQTIQQDLKAAGYQMLVAEANSVQAQDVVMESLISIQAAGIIHVPVVGSIAPEGIPMVQLTRGELGPGFPRVLCDDEAGFFQLTESVLGGSGMNIAALVGEESLSTTQERMRGISHAASIYGAEVTFHFGHYSVESGEEMAQVVFNNGLPDALIVASPRLMAGVMRAFTRLNVRVPHDVVIGGYDDPEWYSFVGAGITTFVPPHEEMGKEAVRLLVDLIENPELPTGDVVLQGQVILRGSSTHSG
- a CDS encoding DASS family sodium-coupled anion symporter, with protein sequence MFGLFIATIVAIILKPMPMGAVTIIGMIAAVLTGLVPLTASSDDPGAVYGLIGFSNGTIWLIVMAFLISRGFIKTGLGRRIALFFVSKVGGKMLGVTYGLALADLVLAPAIPSATARGGGIMAPIMKSVALTYDSTPGPTRRRAGAFLALNVGQVNAITCAMFLTAMAGNPLIASLASQMDVNITWTNWAVGAIVPGLVALIVVPWVVYKIYPPELKDTPEVKKMASDELKQLGGFTYGEKVLAGTFVVLLLLWTGGDLVLGISATTTAFVGVIILLVAHVLTWEDIIQEKTAWDTMVWFAVLYMMATALSQYGFIAWISEVIASSLGGMNWVVALVVLVLIYFFSHYFFASATAHISAMYLAFLGAAIAIGAPPLMAALVLAYTSNLFSSLTQYSGGPSPTLFGLNYITVGEWWRTSAIAGAVSITIWLVIGGLWMNVIGLW
- a CDS encoding adenylosuccinate lyase, which gives rise to MAAERALSTAQARHGVITEDDAAQINQAAVLSNIDREKLWEDAKNVGYPILGLVRQIASHLPEGPNGRVHYGATTQVIMDTGLVLQMTASLNALDKQIVRLGNALAARAEEHKDTVMPGRTHAQQAIPTTFGATLATFLDQIRRQRERLEEALERVRVISLFGAGGNNAAQGEQAATVRAEMARLLDLKDPVVSWHVERDVLGDFGWVCSTLCGSMAKFGRNIVDLSRTEIGEVFEPYNSHRGASSMMPQKVNPISSELMIGISVVAGALTSTLPRLQESGHERAAGEWQGEWLVIPTLANLAGAALDEAIVVAEGMRVDTDRMSSNLAFAGGLIMAEAQMIQLAPALGREKAHDLVYEASTKTREEHTTLAEELPIIAVQHGVEDLLPKNFAQPADYVGEAQSMVNAAVAAWNAQL
- a CDS encoding membrane protein, which produces MTETTPQPPKPEPELPKFLSNPERADIILFIALIVMGIFSLCMIPLRAWMLTQPLAYTLIVGGYTSAVVGGANASVENGIWWVYWLCTLIGALKFMPVYWLMGKRWGMEFIDMSLQYMPRFHRMFKKSVDSESTRLYAWIIGLIPLAYLPGPVPGTILNAVAGLVKIRFWIIMAWNAICVLSVNGLFIWLGYTFGEQVLDIVNVVNRYMLWITLGLLALMFFRARKQFAK
- the trmD gene encoding tRNA (guanosine(37)-N1)-methyltransferase TrmD; amino-acid sequence: MKSVTSSENLDSHRLRLDVVTIFPEYLDPLRHALLGKAIEDGILEVGVHDLRNWATGGHKAVDDTPYGGGPGMVMKPEVWGPALDDVAAGRVSGAELDSASLHLKNVRHDELGGVEKRAYVVEEDRDLPLLLVPTPAGKPFTQADAQAWSNEEHIVFACGRYEGIDQRVIDDAANRYRVREVSIGDYVLIGGEVAVLVIAEAVVRLIPGVLGNRRSHEEDSFSDGLLEGPSYTKPRTWRGLDVPEVLFSGNHAKVDRWRRDQALLRTQAIRPELIDASLLDSTDLKVLGLDK
- a CDS encoding DUF4232 domain-containing protein — encoded protein: MKPHTLLRQALAIGSVGGLLVLSACGNSDSTSPTVSETVTEIVTETSAPDSTAAPIESSPATSSDAVPSEVVPSEGVPKQCTTSELNISTGTQQGAAGSVLIDLNFTNAGSTDCTLHGFPGVSFVGMDNGTQIGAPAVREGDAFPAVTLGPGENTIAALKISRAENYDSDACSLQPVDGLRVYPPGETASEYLPLEGFNGCDNDGLKLLTIKSVGA
- the rimM gene encoding ribosome maturation factor RimM (Essential for efficient processing of 16S rRNA); the encoded protein is MSTEQELQIGKVVKSHGIRGEVVVELSTDDPDIRFAIGEVLNGKQAGKEHSLTIDAARMHQGRLLVKFAEVPDRTAADSLRGTRFFAAPLEDEDDEDGFYDHELEGLRVIHEGEDIGEVTGVMHGPAGEILEVRLTSGKETLIPFVHAIVPEVDLEEGTATITPPEGLLDL
- a CDS encoding cupin domain-containing protein, with the translated sequence MTVFNVLHDAPAPQPDKNRPGVKRLLQGDGANLIAFTFSPGQSLPDHRAAHPITVTAFSGQLTFSYGEETFELSPGVTVHLEAGVTHRVDCPPEAPGDAVMLLTMLTGEKHSVNQA
- the rpsP gene encoding 30S ribosomal protein S16, translating into MAVKIKLQRLGKIRTPHYRVVIADARTKRDGKVIENIGIYEPKAEPSVIKINSERAQHWLSVGAQPTEAVAALLKVTGDWQKFKGIEGAEGTLRVAEPKPSKLELFNQALSEANNGPTAEAITEKKKKAREDKEAKEAAEKAAAEKAAAAESEEAPAEEAAAEEA
- a CDS encoding ankyrin repeat domain-containing protein, with product MLPIASGNDDRNLIRYVDGGRFDEIMLTGDLTGLSSFLTNAGPNARDDFDLTVLMRAAEAGNLMVVARLLDLGANPRLTNPRGVTALHIAAIAGDDGIVECLIDAGAEVDAVDDQGRTPLWNAAAHHLPDSAVVDVLLRAGANVNLRDCNGVSPEDML
- a CDS encoding ABC transporter permease — protein: MITVLTRRHLRCFFRDRMAVLFSIMGALILLVLYVLFLGKLQIDGLMVDLPDSARDDVEGFVFNWVFSGILITSAITVPQAALGVLVEDRTRGGIKDFLVAPVSRTTLTVSYIFAAVIVAMTILIFEIVVGSIGLAILGHFSMSIARVLELVVALLLLTLVFSAIAAFLITLVKSQGGMSALSSLVGTLAGFLSAAYIPPIALPEAVTNVLNFLPFTPAGMLIRQIVVAPALDAISLPPEAFDIFQFGYGLKLEMFGEPVSTWVAVGIVASWGVVFGLIAAFKMKSVVR